Sequence from the Thermococcus sp. genome:
TCAAAACCTTTGAGGTCGCCAATGGTTTTTCCGCTGAGCTGGCCGTAATAGACGGCAAAAGATGTCGAGGAAACGGGAACCGCCGAGAAAAGGAGAATTAGAAGGGCCAGCCTAGCCAACCCAGACATTGAACTCCACCCCGCAGGGGAAGTCACCGGGTTCAAGTGGTGTCCAGTAGTTGGAGACGTACCAGCCCCGTGGTATGGTATCGTAGTGTTCAATCACGGAGAGATACCTGGTATCTATGTACCTCGGCTGTCTCTCGCACTTCAGCGTCGCCTGAACCCTGACGTTGTTGAGAGTCTCCTTGGCCGTCAACCTGTAAACGACGCGGTATATTCCCGTTCCCGCAGGTTCGACCCAGACCGAGTAGTTGAAGTACATGTCGCTTGTGTTGAAGCTTGTCATCGACTCCGGGTCCAACCAGGGGGCTGTTACCTGTGAATCAGGAATGTTTTCAACGCTCCGGGACAGGTAGGACACCACGACCAGGGCTATTACCAAGGTGACCGCAATCATAAAAAGGTACTCCATTGAACCCTGTGCCCGGCCGCCCACGCACCCCACCGGTAGTTATTTTGCTTTTATTCCCAAAAGGCTTTTGGCTCAACTTAGCCTCTCGATGAGTTCCCGGTAGAGCCTCGGCTCGACGTCGTTCTCACTGAGGCCAAGCCTTTCGGCAACTTCCCAGATTTTCCTCTTGGCATCTTCGACATCCTCCGAGATGACCTCTATGTCCAGAAACCCGCCAAGGCCCTCAACATCGTTCAGTTCAAAGGTGATTCCGTTAAGGCGGTAAACGAGGCGCCTCTTCCTGACGACCACGTCCTCCTCAAACCCCAGCCTCTTTAGTATTTCGACCATCGTTTTAAAGTCGGAGACCTCGACCTCAAGCTCCTCAAATTCCTCGTTCCGCCCGGGATCCCTTATCTCCTTGTAGGTAAGATAGGCCTTCCCAAGGTTCGAAACATTCCTCACCCTCAGCAACCGTGGATACGGAAGGGAGAAATAGATATCCTCCTGGAGCTCCTCTCCGGCCAGAAAGGCCCCCAGGGACTCAATTTTCTCTCTGATTCGCTCAAAATCGACCCTGAACTTTACCTCGATTTCCATATCATACCCTCACGAGGAAGCCGATTAAATCCCTGCCCTTCGCGAACTCGTTTATTGGGATAACTTCAATCTTCCTTATTGTCGGAAGCGTCTTTATGGTCTCATCTATGAATTTGTTGAGCTTGCTCTCGTTCTCCTCGCCGACTAGGGCAATCACACCGTTCTTCCCGCTCCTCGCGACCATGAGGACGTTGGGGAGTATTGAGAGGGTTCTCGTTATGTAGCTGATGTACTTCTCCAGGAAGTCCTCTATGATTGGCGTTTCGGCTTCGAGGTAAACGAGTGCAACCGCCTTCGGTTGGAGGGATTCACCAAGGATTATTGTATAGCGGTCAATGATGCCCTTCTCAAGGAGCTTCTTGATGCGAAAGTGAACGGTTGATTCCGGCCTCTTCAAGCGCTCCGCTATCTCCGAGATTGTAAGGCGGGCGTCTTCCTTCAGCAGTCTCAGTATCGCCCTGTCAAGGTCGTCCAGTTGAATCATGCGGACTCCCCCAGCGCCGGTAAAGGCTATGCTCAATTTCCAGAATATCTAGAGTTCTGCCGATTATAAAGTTTATTATATCATCCAAAGTTTTGGGTTTTGTATAAAATCCCGGAGATGCGGGCATCACTATGGCCCCTGCCCTCGTCACCTTCAGCATGTTCTCGATGTGGATGAGGTTAAGCGGGGTTTCCCGGATAATCAGGATGA
This genomic interval carries:
- a CDS encoding class III signal peptide-containing protein; amino-acid sequence: MGCVGGRAQGSMEYLFMIAVTLVIALVVVSYLSRSVENIPDSQVTAPWLDPESMTSFNTSDMYFNYSVWVEPAGTGIYRVVYRLTAKETLNNVRVQATLKCERQPRYIDTRYLSVIEHYDTIPRGWYVSNYWTPLEPGDFPCGVEFNVWVG
- the cyaB gene encoding class IV adenylate cyclase; amino-acid sequence: MEIEVKFRVDFERIREKIESLGAFLAGEELQEDIYFSLPYPRLLRVRNVSNLGKAYLTYKEIRDPGRNEEFEELEVEVSDFKTMVEILKRLGFEEDVVVRKRRLVYRLNGITFELNDVEGLGGFLDIEVISEDVEDAKRKIWEVAERLGLSENDVEPRLYRELIERLS
- a CDS encoding Lrp/AsnC family transcriptional regulator, whose product is MIQLDDLDRAILRLLKEDARLTISEIAERLKRPESTVHFRIKKLLEKGIIDRYTIILGESLQPKAVALVYLEAETPIIEDFLEKYISYITRTLSILPNVLMVARSGKNGVIALVGEENESKLNKFIDETIKTLPTIRKIEVIPINEFAKGRDLIGFLVRV